DNA from Sphingomonas psychrotolerans:
GCGACCAAATCGTACATCGCCAGCCTCGCCGCGTTGCTCCACCTCGTCGGCGAATGGGCCGGCGACGGGGATCTCCTCGAAGCGCTCCACAACGCACCCGTGCTGCTTGAGCAAGCATGGGCGTCGGACTGGTCGCCGATGGTCGAGCGGCTCGAGCGGGCGCAGGGATTGTACGTCATCGGCCGAGGCCTTGGCTTCGGTATCGCGCAGGAGGCTGCGCTCAAGTTCAAGGAAACCTGCGGGCTCCATGCCGAGGCGTTCAGCGCCGCCGAGGTCCGCCACGGGCCGATGGCGCTGGTCGGCCCCGATTTCCCCCTGCTCGTCTTCCGTCAGGGCGACGAAACCGCCGATGGCGTCGACGAACTCGTTGCAGAAGTGGTGGCACGCGGCGGTGAGGTGCTGGTGAGCGGCGGCGACGTGCCGGGCGCGGTCCAGCTTCCGCATCCGTCGGCACATCCGACGATCGAGCCGATGCTCCAGATCCAGGCATTTTACCGCGCGGCCAACGCGCTATCGTTGCGTCGCGGGTTCGACCCCGACCGCCCTCCCCTGCTCGCCAAGGTCACCGAAACCGTCTGATGCTCACTGCTCTGATCAATGGCCGCGTTCTTCGCGCGGGCGCTCTCCGCGATGGCGAAGCCGTGCTGCTCGACGGGAATCGCATTGCCGACGTGGTTCCGGCGAAAGAAATCCCCGCCGATGCGGCGCGCCACGATCTCGCGGGCGCGATGCTGCTCCCCGGCTTCATCGATACGCAGGTCAACGGCGGCGGCGGCGTGCTGTTCAACGATTCGCCGACCGTGGAAGGAATCGCGGCGATCGGCGCAGCGCACCGGCGCTTCGGCACCACCGGCTTCCTGCCGACCTTGATCAGCGACGATCTCGAAGTAATTCGCGATGCGGTCGCCGCAGTCGATGCCGCAATCGAGCAGGGCGTGCCGGGAGTGCTAGGCATCCATATCGAAGGTCCGTTTCTCAATGTCGAGCGCCGTGGGATCCATCGTCCGGACAAGATCCGCAGGCTCGACGACGAAGGGATCGCCGCGCTGACTTCGCTCAGGCACGGCCGCACGCTGGTGACGCTCGCGCCCGAGCGCACGACGCCAGCGACGATCCGCCGTCTGACCGCCGCAGGGGTAATCGTAGCGGCCGGCCACAGCAACGCCACGTACGAACAGTCGATCGTGGCGGTCGAGGCCGGTGTCACCGGCATCACCCATTTGTTCAATGCGATGTCACCGCTCACGTCGCGCGCGCCGGGCCTGACCGGCGCCGCGCTCGAGCGTACGGAACTCATCTGCGGGATCATCGTCGACGGATATCATGTCAGCCCGACCACGCTCGGCATCGCGCTGCGCTGCAAGGCGCCGGAGCAATTGATGCTGGTCACCGACGCAATGCCCACCGTCGGCAGCAATTCAGACGCGTTCCTGCTTCAGGGGCGCCCGATCCGCGTGGTCGACGGGATCTGTCGGGACGCCGACGGCACGATCGCAGGCTCACATCTCGACATGGTCTCGGCGCTCGCCAATTGCGTGACGATGCTGGGCACTTCGATCGAGATCGCCGCCCGCATGGCCGCGCACGCGCCGGCCGCTTTTCTGGGCCTCGCCCACAGTCGGGGCGAGATCGCACCGGGCTATCGCGCCGATCTGGTCGCGGTCGATGCGGCGTTCGGCGTTGTCGAGACGTGGATCGCCGGCGTCAGCAGCCGGGCTGCCGAAACCGCGCCCTAGCAACGACTCCCAGCTAATTCACCCCGGCGAAGGCCGGGGCCAGCTGCGAGGGGGCGTCGGCGGCGAGATGCCATCGCTTGTTCATCGGTACGGGGTCCCGGCCTTCGCCGGGGTGGCTCTATAGATTTACGGAAGCCCCCGGCGCCGCGCCCTCAGCGGCGCTCGCGCAGCGCCGCCTTGAGCTGATCGGGCGTGAACGGCTTGGTGAGGAAGCGGACGTCGGAGCTTTCGGCTGCGTCGAGATCGGTCTGGGCGTAACCGGTGATGATCAGCGCAGGAAATTCGGCACGCTCGCCGCGGACCTGTCGCACCAGTTCAGCACCCGACATGCGCGGCATGGCATAATCGGTGATCAGCAGGTCGAATGCCGCGGGATCCTGTCTGAACAGGTCGAGCGCATGCGCGCCCTCAGTGAAGTGGATCACTCGATGTCCCAGATCCTCGAGCAAAGCCGCCGTGGTCGCGCGGACGCCGTCATGATCATCGACCAGCAGGATCTTCATCGCAGCGGCGGATGCGTCCACGGATTCATCGACGATTTCAAGCACCACCTCCGTGCCGGTGTCGGGCGCGCGCGGCAGCCAGATTTCGACACAGGTGCCCTTGCCCAGCTCGCTCTCGACGCGGACCTCGCCGCCCGATTGCTGCGCAAAACCATAGACCATGCTGAGCCCAAGTCCGGTGCCCTTGCCCACCGGCTTGGTGGTGAAAAAGGGTTCGAGGACTTGCTGGATCAGCTCGGGCGCGATTCCGCAGCCAGTATCCCCCACGCCGATCACGACATAGTGACCGGGCGCCAAGCCCGTACGTCCTACTTGCTCGGCAACCTCGCGATCCTCGGCCACGACGGTAACCACACCACCCTCAGGCATCGCATCGCGCGCGTTGATGATCAGGTTCATCACTGCGAGTTCGAGCTGCGCGGCATCGGCATAGACCGGTGAGACGTTGTCCGAGAGATTCCAGTTGAGCTCGACCATACCGCCCAGCGTATGCGCGAGCAGACTCGTCACCGACCGCGCCAGACGTGGGATCTGGATCGAGGCCGGCTCGAGCTTCTGGCGGCGCGCGAAGGCCAGCAGATGCTTGACCAGTTCGGCACCCTGCTCGGCCGCATGTCGAGTCATGCCGACGATCTTCGCCTGATCTTCGGTCAGCGGCACGCGACGCTCGATCATCCCCAACCCGCCCAACACGGCGGCGAGCAGATTGTTGAAGTCGTGCGCGATGCCGCCGGTGAGCTGGCCGATCGCGTCCATCTTGCGTGCCTGGGTGAGTTGGCTCTCGAGCTCCTTACGATCGGTGACGTCGAGCAGGGTCCCGGCGAACTCGACCGGATTGCCGAACGAATCGCACAGCAACACCGCTTGATCGAGGAAATGCTTGTAGTGGCCGTCGGCACACTGCCAGCGATATTCGACCGACAGCGACTGGCCGGAGCGGCGGGCAGCCAACGCCTCAACCGCGCGCTCGCGGTCCTCGGGATGCAGCCGCTCGACCCACAGACTCGGCGAGCGCTGGATGTCCTCGAACGCATAGCCCGTCAGCGCCGGGAAATTGCCGCTGACGAATTTCGGAATGCGCGGATCGGCGTCGATCTCCTCAAGATAGAGGATGATCGGCAACGATTCGATGATCGCCGCCTGGCGCTGCTCGGCGAGGCGCAGTTCCTGCTCGACGCGCAGGCGCTCGGCATTGGCGCGCAGATTGGCATCGAGCAGCGCCTGCTCCTGCCGCGCCTTGCGCTGGATTTCGCGCGTCATCAGAAAAAGATCGACGAACACCGCGACTTTCGAGCGGATGACCACCGGCTCTACCGGCTTGAACACATAGTCCACCGCGCCCATCGAATAGCCCCGCAGCAGATGCTGGCTCTCTTTGTTGACCGCCGAAAGGAAGACGATCGGGACGCGCTTGGTTTGTTCGCGCGAGCGGATGATCTGCGCGGTCTCGTAACCGTCGATGCCGGGCATGTAGACGTCGAGCAGGATCACTGCGAATTCGGTCTTGAGGAGCTGGCGCAGCGCCTCTTCGCCCGAATTGGCGACGACGACGTCGGCGACGTCCTCGAGCACATGCTTGATCGCGAGCAGATTGCGTTCGTCGTCATCAACGACGAGGACCTTCGCGCGATCCTCCACGGCTTCGGGTTCCGTCACCAGCGAGGCCTCGGCGATCGTTGCGATACGGGTCGGCGGAATCTTCGCGCTCATTCGCACCTCAGGTCCGCTCTGCCACAATCAAGCCACCGCTCACCGCCGCGTCGCGCGACCGGGCTATCCATACCCGCAGCAAAGCGAGCAGCAAGTCGATGTCCACAGGCTTGGCGATATAGTCGGAGGCGCCGGCGTCGAGGCACTTCTGCCGATCGCCTTTCATTGCCTTGGCGGTCACTGCGATCAGCGGCAAATCCGCAAGCTCGGGGCGCTTGCGGATTTGCTGCATCGTCTCATAGCCGTCCATCTCGGGCATCATGATGTCGATCAGCGCGATGTCGATCCCCGGCGTCTGCTCCAAGATCACGATCCCGTCCCTGCCTCCCTCGGCGTGGAGCACTTCGACGCCGTAGCTCTCGAGCACGCTGGTCAGCGAGTAGATGTTGCGGATGTCGTCGTCGACGATGAGGATCTTGGTATCCGAAAGTTCGGGCACTGCGCGCGCCGCCTGGATCACCTGGTCGGTCTGCTCGGGGACCAGTGCCACGACCTTGGGCAGGGCCGACACACGCTCGGCCAGATCCTCGAACACCGCCACCAACGCATTGCGATCGGCAGGCTTCTCGGTGACCCCGAACGCACCAAGGTCGATCGCCTTGCCGACCTTGTCAGCCCCCGAAATCACGTGGATCGGCACGTGCCGGGTCTGCGGATCGTGCTTCAGCAAGTCGAGCAGGACGAAGCCGTCGATATCGGACAGACCAAGATCGAGCGTGATCGCATGCGGCTGGAGCTTTCGCACCATCGCCAGCGTCCCGGCCCCCGCGCCGGAAACGACGCCCTTGAGCCCGGCGCCGCGCGCGATGTCGAGCAGGATCGAGGCGAAGGTGGGATCGTCCTCGACGATCAGCACGAATGGATCGCCGGCGAGATTGTCGCGGTCGTCGCTGAGATCGAACGGACCCGGCAAGGCGCTGGGCACTGTGGCGCCGCTATTGTCATAACGCGCGGGCGTGCCGGTCTGCGCGATCTGCGCAGGCGCGATCGCCTGGAGCGGCACGAACAAGGTGAAGGTCGAGCCCTCGCCCGGCTTCGAACGGACTTGCAGTTCACCGCCGAGCAGGCGCGCAATCTCGCGGCTGATCGACAGGCCGAGACCAGTGCCGCCGTACTTGCGGCTGGTGGTGCCGTCGGCCTGCTGGAACGCCTCGAAGATCAGCTTCTGCTTGTCCTGCGGGATACCGATGCCGGTATCGGTAACGGCGATCTCGATCGCGGTATCGACGCCACGCAGCACCGGGTGATTGGTGCTCCACCCCTTGGTCGCGGCACGCAGCGCGAGCGTGACGCTGCCCTTCGCAGTGAACTTGAACGCATTCGAGAGCAGGTTGAGCACGACCTGCTGAAGCCTTTTCTCGTCGGTGCGGATCGCCGCCGGAAGGCCGGGATCGAACTCGACGATGAAATCGAGGCTTTTGTCCGCCGCGAGTTGGCGGAAAGTGCGCTCCATATGCTGCTTGAGCCCCGCCATGGGCATCTCGCCGATTTCGATCGAAACGGTACCCGACTCGATCTTGGACAGATCGAGAATGTCGTTGATCAGGTTGAGCAGATCGGATCCCGCCCCGTTGATCGTCCGCGCAAACTCCACCTGCTTATCGTTCAGGTTACCCTGCGGATTGTCCGACAACAGCTTCGACAAGATCAGCAGCGAGTTGAGCGGCGTGCGCAGCTCATGGCTCATGTTGGCGAGGAACTCAGACTTGTACTTGGAGGTCAGCGCCAGCTGCTCGGCCTTCTCCTCCAGCGCGCGGCGGGCCATCTCGATCTCGAGATTCTTGGCCTCGACCTGCTTCTTCTCGTTCTCGAGCAGCTGCGCTTTCTCCTGCAGCTCCTCGTTGGTATTGTGCAGCTCTTCCTGCTTGGTGGTCAGCTCGGTCTGACGCGCCTGCAATTCCTGCGTCAGGAGCTGCGACTGCTTGAGCAGCCCCTCGGTGCGCATCGTCGCGGCGATCGTGTTGAGCACGATGCCGACCGATTCCATCAGCTGGTCAAGGAAGCTCTGGTGAGTCTCGTTGAACTCGCCGAACGAAGCGAGCTCGATCACGGCTTTCACGTCGTCCTCGAACAAAGCCGGCAGGATCGCGACATTGGCCGGCGCCGAATGGCCGAGCCCAGAACCGATCCGCAGGAAATCGCCGGGAACATTCTCCAGCACGATCGCGCGCTTGTCCGCCGCGGCCTGCCCGACCAGCCCCTCGCGCAACGCGAACTTGGCCTTGAGCGTGTCCTTGCTCTCGGCGCCGTAGCTCGCCGCCAGTTCGAGCACGGTGTCGTCGCCCTCGCGGGTGGTGACATAGAACACACCATATTGCGCGTTCACCAGCGGCGCGAGCTCGGACATGATCAGGTTCGAGACGGTGGTGAGATCGCGCTCGCCCTGCAGCATCCGGCTGAACCGCGCGAGGTTGGTCTTGAGCCAGTCCTGCTCCGCATTCTTCAAGGTCTGGTCCTTGAGGTTGCGGATCATCTCGTTGATGTTGTCCTTGAGCGCGGCCATCTCGCCCGAGGCTTCCACTGCGATAGAGCGGGTAAGATCGCCCTTGGTCACCGCAGTCGCCACATCGGCGATCGAGCGAACCTGGTTGGTGAGATTGGCGGCGAGCTGGTTGACGTTATCGGTTAGATCGCGCCACAGGCCGGCGGCACCGGGCACGCGCGCCTGCCCGCCGAGCTTTCCTTCGATGCCGACTTCGCGGGCCATGTTGGTGACCTGATCGGCGAAGGTGGCGAGCGTTTCGATCATGAAGTTGATCGTCTCGGCCAGCGCGGCGATCTCGCCCTTGGCGTCCACCGTCAGCTTGCGCTTGAGGTTGCCCTGCGCCACCGCGGTGACGACGTCGGCGATGCCGCGCACCTGGTTGGTCAGGTTGGTCGCCATCAGATTGACGTTGTCGGTCAGATCCTTCCACGTACCGCCAACGCCCGGCACCTGCGCCTGCCCGCCCAATTTGCCTTCGGTGCCGACCTCGCGCGCCACCCGGGTCACTTCGGAGGCGAAGCCGTTGAGCTGGTCGACCATCGTATTGATGGTGTCCTTGAGCTCTAGAATCTCGCCCTTCACGTCGACGGTGATCTTCTTGGAGAGATCGCCCTTCGCCACCGCGGTCGTCACGTCGGCAATGTTGCGCACCTGACCGGTGAGGTTCGCCGCCATCAAATTCACATTGTCGGTGAGATCGGCCCAGGTGCCAGCGACTCCGCGCACCTGCGCCTGCCCGCCGAGCTTGCCCTCGGTGCCCACTTCGCGCGCCACGCGGGTCACTTCCGAGGCGAAGCCGTTGAGCTGGTCCACCATCGTGTTGATCGTGTTCTTGAGCTCGAGGATCTCACCCTTCACGTCAACGGTGATCTTCTTCGAAAGATCGCCCAGCGCCACGGCGGTGGTCACTTCGGCGATGTTGCGCACCTGGCCGGTGAGGTTCGCAGCGAGATCGTTGACGTTGTCGGTCAGATCCTTCCACGTGCCGCCGACGCCCTCGACCTTCGCCTGTCCGCCCAGCTTGCCTTCCGAACCCACTTCGCGCGCCACCCGGGTCACTTCCGATGCGAACGAATTGAGCTGGTCCACCATCGTGTTGATGGTGTTCTTCAACTCCAGAATTTCGCCCTTCACGTCGACGGTGATCTTCTTCGAAAGATCGCCCTTCGCCACTGCGGTAGTCACCTCGGCGATGTTGCGCACCTGCCCGGTCAGATTGCCGGCCATCAGGTTGACGTTGTCGGTCAGATCCTTCCACGTGCCTGCGACGCCTTCGACCTGCGCCTGTCCGCCGAGCTTGCCCTCCGAGCCCACTTCGCGCGCCACCCGGGTCACTTCCGATGCGAACCCGTTGAGCTGGTCGACCATCACGTTGATGGTGTTCTTCAGCTCCAGAATCTCGCCGCGCACTTCGACGGTGATCTTCCTCGAAAGATCGCCCTTCGCCACCGCGGTGGTCACGTCGGCGATGTTGCGGACCTGGCCGGTGAGGTTCGCTGCCATCAGGTTGACGTTGTCGGTCAGATCCTTCCACGTACCGCCAACGCCGGGCACCTGTGCCTGTCCGCCCAATTTGCCTTCGGTGCCGACTTCGCGGGCCACGCGCGTCACTTCGGAGGCGAAGCCGTTGAGCTGGTCCACCATCACGTTGATCGTGTTCTTCAGCTCCAAAATCTCGCCCTTCACGTCGACGGTGATCTTCTTGGAAAGATCACCCGACGCCACCGCGGTGGTCACCTCGGCGATGTTGCGGACCTGGCCGGTGAGGTTGTCGGCCATCAGATTGACGTTGTCGGTCAGATCCTTCCACGTGCCCGCGACCCCCGGCACCTGCGCCTGGCCGCCCAATTTGCCCTCGGTGCCCACTTCGCGTGCCACGCGCGTCACTTCCGACGCGAAGCCGTTGAGCTGATCGACCATCACGTTGATGGTGTTCTTCAGCTCGAGAATTTCCCCTTTCACGTCGACGGTGATCTTCTTGGACAAATCGCCCGACGCCACCGCGGTGGTCACTTCGGCGATGTTGCGGACCTGGCCGGTCAGATTGTCGGCCATCAGATTGACGTTGTCGGTCAGATCCTTCCACGTGCCGGCGACACCTTCCACGCGCGCCTGCCCGCCCAATTTGCCCTCGGTGCCCACTTCGCGCGCCACGCGCGTCACTTCCGATGCAAACGAATTGAGCTGATCGACCATCGTGTTGATAGTGTTCTTAAGCTCGAGAATCTCGCCCTTCACTTCGACGGTGATCTTCTTGGACAAATCGCCCGATGCCACCGCGGTGGTCACTTCGGCGATGTTGCGCACCTGACCCGTCAGATTGGTCGCCATCGCGTTGACGTTGTCGGTGAGGTCCTTCCACGTCCCGGCGACGCCCTTCACCTTGGCTTGCCCGCCGAGCTTGCCCTCGGTGCCCACTTCGCGCGCCACGCGCGTCACTTCGGACGCGAACGATGCGAGCTGCTCGACCATGGTGTTCACCACCTTGCCGATGCGCAAGAACTCGCCGCGCAATGGGCGGCCGTCGATCTCGACTGTCATCGACTGCGACAGATCGCCCTTCGCCACCGCGCCGATGACGCGGGCGACTTCGGCAGTCGGCTGGACCATGTCCTCGATGAGTTCGTTGACCGAACGAAGCTTGGCTTCCCAGCCGCCCGTGGCGCCGCGGACATGGCCGCGCTGGGTGATCTTGCCTTCCTTACCGACGACACGCGACAGTCGCTCATATTCCGCGGTCATCGCCTCTTCCATGGCGACGACTTCGTTGAACAGCGACGCTATTTCGCCATCGGTACCAGGCAGATCATCGGGCAGGCGGACGCTGAAGTCGCCACGGCGGAAGCTGCGAAGCGCGGCGACGAGTTGACGGCGATCGAGCGTGTCGCTGGTAGGTTCGGCAGTCACCTGGCACTCCTGGCAAGAATCCCCCACCCCCGTCGAGAAATGCTGCACGGCCCCCCGGCCGACACCTGCATAGCAACAGCAGTGCTGTAGGAAAAGTGAACGCGTACACGTGTTTGGCATGGGTTGCGGCATTTTTTCCGGAAGCTAGGAAGAGCCGCGAAACTCGGGGGAAACATGGAGATGGGAGACGACGGCCGGGATGCCGGCCAGACAAGAGCTCTCCAGCTTTATTCGCTCGACCTTTCGCTCGGTCTGGGCGCTCGAGTTACTCTGCTTCGTCAAGAAGCACCGCGATCAGGCTTGGCCGCAACGCGATCTGGTGGTTGCGCTGCGGGGCAGCGAACTGGTGGTGTCGCAGAGTGTCGAAACGCTACTCGCGGCAGGGCTCGTCGTCATCGAGTCCGGCGAGCTGGTCCGCTACCAACCGACCTCGGAAGCCGTGGACAAGCTGGCGAGCGCAGCCGAGGCGCTCTATGCCAGCCGACCCGACGCCGTGCGCCGGATGATCGTCGCGCCCGCCAACCCGGGGCTCAGCAGCTTCGCCGACGCCTTCAAGCTGTGGAGGGACTGAGATGACCTCATGGTTCCCCGCGATCGTCTATCTGCTGTGTTTCGCCACCAGCGCCGCCTGTGCGGTGCTCCTCGGCCGCTCCTGGCGGCGCAGCGGGATGCGGCTGCTGTTGTGGAGCGCGCTGTGTTTCGGCCTGCTCGCCGCGAATAACCTTTTTGTCATCGTCGATCTGCTGCTGATTCGCGACTTGGATTTTGGGCTGGTCCGCTTGTTGCTTTCGCTCGGCGCGGTGGTGGTGCTGCTCTTCGGCTTCATCTGGGACATGGACGAGGCATGACGCTGCTCGCCTTCCTGTCCGGCGCAGTCACGCTCGGCTTCGCAACCGCGGCGTTGTTCTTCCTGCGCTTCTGGCGAGACACGCGCGACGAGCTTTTCCTCGCCTTCGCGGCAACCTTCCTGATGCTGGGCGTGGCTCAGGCGATACTCGCGCTCGGCGGGATACCCGACGAGCAGCGCAGTTGGGTCTATCTGGTTCGGCTGGTCGCGTTCCTGACGATCATCGTCGCGATCTTGCGGAAGAACCGCGCGCGTTGATCGCGATCAGCGTTGGGTGAAGGTAACCGCGAAATAGCCCACCGTGCCGCCGGTCGGCGACGGCACCATCGCGACGAGCACGCCTCTGCCGTCGCGAGCACGCCATGCCTGCGCCAGTTTCTTGCCGGGATCGGCGCCAGGCAGCGCCACCGAAATAGCGCCGCGCTGACGGGCCAGATTGTCGATGCGCTTGGCGATCGCGACCCAGGGAACGGCCTTGTTCACGGTAAACAGGCGTTCGTCGGTGATCGTCACGCCGCCCTTGGAAACGTCGCTCGCCAAGGCATGCAGCGCCTGCCGCTCGGCCACGCCGCCTCCCGCCTGCGCTCCGGCAGGCGCAGGCAGCGATGCGAGATCGAACCCACGGACGAGGCCGAGAAAGGCTAACAGACTCAAAAGCGCCGCTTTCAGCAAGGGATGTCCTTCGTGCCGAACTTGCCCGCTTTTGGCGAGCAGCTCAACCTTGAACGCACGAGCGTCAGCGCGGTGCCGGACCGACCGTGAACGCCTCGGCACCGCCGGTATCGGCAAGCGTGCGCAGTGGCACTTCCATCGTCGCGGATTCGGTATCGTGCCCTTCGCCGACGTTCATGTTGGTGCCCCACGGATTGCGCACCGTCGCCATCCATTCGCCGTCGGCATTCTTGTGGACGCCCTCGACAACATAGACATGGTTGTCGACAAGGCCGTCTTGCGTCCCTTCGTTGCCGCGGATCGTATCCCAGAAACTGCGGTCCTCGGGCACGGTCCAGAGCGTCACCGGGCGGCCATTGGACAGCGCCGCGTCGACTTGTCCCGCCATCCGGTCGAGCGCCGAATTCTCGCTTTCGAAAAAACCCTCCGAGTAACGGATCTCGTCGCCGCGATCGCCGGTGATCGCCTGCATCGCGTCCTGCGGCCAGCCGCCATTGGCGATCGCGTTATAGCCTTCGGTCAGCCCGTCCGCGGGATTGCTGTCGTGGATCTTGGCATAAGCGGTCTCGGCGACCGCAGGCCAGATCGGCCCGTCCAGACCATTATTGTCCGCAGTCGAACCGCCCTGCCGCGCAAGATTGTCCTCGAGTTCGGCCTGGGTCACCTGCACCGACTGGGGATTGCCGTTGCCGTCATGGAGCCGGACGGTGAAATTGCCCGTGCTCGCATCAAAGCTGATCATGTTGCGGACGGCGTCTGGCTGCTGCTGCGCGAGCGCACCCAAGGTCGCGACGAAATAGCAGTCGCCCAGCGCATCCTGCCGAATGTCCGCTGCCTGCGGACCCTTGGCGCCGTACAGATCGGCAGCATCGAAGCGGACCTCTGCCGCCTTTCCCGCCGCGCCGCCGCCGTCGATCGGGATACGAAACGCCGGGATCGCCACCGAGGTACCCGCGAGCAGCGAGTCCAGATTGAAACGGGTTGCGACGCCTGCAGCTGCGGCCTCGATCATGCCGACTCTCCCATTCTTTCACGGGACTATGCGCCGCTCACGCGCGCACCGCGATAATCGGATCGATTATGGCGCGCAGCGCGCAGCCGCTGCATCTGGAAGGCGTCCGATCGAAGGATGGCGTGATGCAGGTAAACAGGGCAGCCCCAGCTTCCACGGCGTCGACCACCCCGTCGACCCCGTCCCCCGCATCGTCCAAGGGCGCCGACGCCTATCGTCCGGATTGGCAGCCGTCGCGAGTCACGCCGGCACTGCAATCGGCGCCATCGGCCTCCAGCTCCCCCCGAGCCGATGGCGCCGACTCGCCCCTGCAGCGCGCCGCGAACGATCGCAACGACCGCGATGCGGTCGTCGTCCCGTTTTCCCCCGAAGCGCAAGGCCTGCAACCGGCGCGGTTCGCTACGCTTTCCCCCGTCACCGCCCCGGCCGCGGCGCCGCAGGCACGCCTCGCCGCCAATGATGCGCCCGACCTCCAGCAGGTTCACACCAACGCGTTGCTCGCCAAGGACGTCTATAACGACGTGCCGAGCCCGCCCGCGGGCTATCGCGCCGCCAGTGATGCCGATCTCGCCCGCCTCGGCCTCACCCCCGACATGCTCGAGCAACCTGGCGAAAGCAGCTTCCGCGCCCGTGTCTATGTCAGCGGCGAAGCGGGTCAGGAGCGCTATACCGTGGTCTTCCGCGGCAGCCAGTCCGGCGGCGACTGGAAGAGCAACGCCCAGCAGGGCCTCGGCTTCGACTCGACGCACTATGCCAATGCGCTCGAAATCGGGAAGAAGCTCGCGCGCACCGATGCCGACGTGACCTTGGTCGGCCATTCGCTCGGTGGCGGGCTCGCAGCCGAAGCGGCGATCGCCTCGGGCCGCCCGGCCGACACCTTCAACGCGGCGGGCCTCCACCAGAACACGATCGAGAAAGCACAGGCAATCGCGCAAGCTAACGACCGCGGCGCATCGTCGATCAACAATTACCGCGTCCCCGGCGAGATTCTGACCACGCTGCAGGAAGGCGGTGATCGCGCGATCGGCGCCGGAC
Protein-coding regions in this window:
- a CDS encoding SIS domain-containing protein, encoding MTSPEVTKMFQEAGEAAAVVRRQLTANQAAVAALATDLRAAPPRGVMTCARGSSDHAATFGKYLIETRLGVLTTSAAPSISSVYGASANLTGMLAIGISQSGKSPDILSAMRAAKQGGARTAALVNTAESPLAHEVDTFLPLHAGSEVSVAATKSYIASLAALLHLVGEWAGDGDLLEALHNAPVLLEQAWASDWSPMVERLERAQGLYVIGRGLGFGIAQEAALKFKETCGLHAEAFSAAEVRHGPMALVGPDFPLLVFRQGDETADGVDELVAEVVARGGEVLVSGGDVPGAVQLPHPSAHPTIEPMLQIQAFYRAANALSLRRGFDPDRPPLLAKVTETV
- the nagA gene encoding N-acetylglucosamine-6-phosphate deacetylase → MLTALINGRVLRAGALRDGEAVLLDGNRIADVVPAKEIPADAARHDLAGAMLLPGFIDTQVNGGGGVLFNDSPTVEGIAAIGAAHRRFGTTGFLPTLISDDLEVIRDAVAAVDAAIEQGVPGVLGIHIEGPFLNVERRGIHRPDKIRRLDDEGIAALTSLRHGRTLVTLAPERTTPATIRRLTAAGVIVAAGHSNATYEQSIVAVEAGVTGITHLFNAMSPLTSRAPGLTGAALERTELICGIIVDGYHVSPTTLGIALRCKAPEQLMLVTDAMPTVGSNSDAFLLQGRPIRVVDGICRDADGTIAGSHLDMVSALANCVTMLGTSIEIAARMAAHAPAAFLGLAHSRGEIAPGYRADLVAVDAAFGVVETWIAGVSSRAAETAP
- a CDS encoding response regulator: MSAKIPPTRIATIAEASLVTEPEAVEDRAKVLVVDDDERNLLAIKHVLEDVADVVVANSGEEALRQLLKTEFAVILLDVYMPGIDGYETAQIIRSREQTKRVPIVFLSAVNKESQHLLRGYSMGAVDYVFKPVEPVVIRSKVAVFVDLFLMTREIQRKARQEQALLDANLRANAERLRVEQELRLAEQRQAAIIESLPIILYLEEIDADPRIPKFVSGNFPALTGYAFEDIQRSPSLWVERLHPEDRERAVEALAARRSGQSLSVEYRWQCADGHYKHFLDQAVLLCDSFGNPVEFAGTLLDVTDRKELESQLTQARKMDAIGQLTGGIAHDFNNLLAAVLGGLGMIERRVPLTEDQAKIVGMTRHAAEQGAELVKHLLAFARRQKLEPASIQIPRLARSVTSLLAHTLGGMVELNWNLSDNVSPVYADAAQLELAVMNLIINARDAMPEGGVVTVVAEDREVAEQVGRTGLAPGHYVVIGVGDTGCGIAPELIQQVLEPFFTTKPVGKGTGLGLSMVYGFAQQSGGEVRVESELGKGTCVEIWLPRAPDTGTEVVLEIVDESVDASAAAMKILLVDDHDGVRATTAALLEDLGHRVIHFTEGAHALDLFRQDPAAFDLLITDYAMPRMSGAELVRQVRGERAEFPALIITGYAQTDLDAAESSDVRFLTKPFTPDQLKAALRERR